From a single Penaeus vannamei isolate JL-2024 chromosome 25, ASM4276789v1, whole genome shotgun sequence genomic region:
- the Tango14 gene encoding dehydrodolichyl diphosphate synthase complex subunit Nus1, with protein MDVLLPIFQLLYFVAHFLASLALSVLDTFHLLHRVFLQVSAVLRGGDLPVLRIQADAAQLKKIPQHLGLVCIGKQVYQISNLANVITWAVGYGVRYVSLYDMHGALKRQRLVILQHLEEMCADINYTVITHNNEANQAKDIVENSRSGPHVIVNLLSLTDGKGSLAATARQLSSGTSKVNQELLESLKVTRGQPDPELVITIGEPISTMGFLPWQIRLSEFFAVPSLNRFEYGDFQTILRQYSKCEQRCGK; from the coding sequence ATGGATGTCCTGCTGCCAATATTCCAGTTGTTATACTTTGTTGCCCACTTCCTGGCCAGCTTGGCACTCTCAGTCCTTGacaccttccacctccttcaccgAGTGTTCCTTCAAGTTAGTGCAGTGTTAAGAGGAGGCGATCTGCCTGTGCTCCGCATACAAGCTGATGCCGCACAGCTCAAGAAGATCCCACAGCACTTGGGGTTGGTGTGCATAGGGAAGCAAGTGTATCAGATTTCTAATCTTGCCAATGTGATCACATGGGCTGTTGGGTATGGGGTGCGCTATGTTTCCCTATACGATATGCATGGGGCTCTGAAACGACAGCGATTGGTGATACTCCAGCATCTTGAAGAGATGTGTGCTGACATCAACTACACAGTGATTACTCATAACAATGAAGCAAACCAAGCAAAGGACATTGTAGAAAATAGCAGGTCGGGACCACATGTTATTGTAAACCTCTTAAGCCTGACTGATGGCAAAGGCAGCCTTGCAGCCACAGCCCGCCAGCTGAGCTCAGGAACGAGTAAAGTGAATCAGGAGTTATTAGAATCATTAAAAGTAACACGAGGCCAGCCAGACCCTGAACTCGTCATCACAATAGGAGAGCCCATTTCGACCATGGGGTTCCTGCCGTGGCAAATTAGATTAAGTGAATTTTTTGCAGTTCCATCTTTAAATAGGTTTGAGTATGGAGATTTCCAAACCATTCTTAGGCAATATTCTAAATGTGAGCAGAGATGTGGCAAATAG